The DNA segment CTCCTCCTATATCTCTCAAATTCACCCTGTAcgacctgtgccagctgcggccaccgtttttctgcaaacctcttaatctcacgCGCCAAACTGACTCTGCCACCCCGTGCTACGCTTGTTCTCTtagaatacactccgttacccttaaagaccatcggttatcttcccttcacaTTACATCTTTCTCATAcccattttttcttcttgattttgactaggatatcattCACACGCGCTGGTTAACTCGCTCActgtgctctcttcctgtctatTAACACTACACCTATCATCTtcgtttccatagctcgctacgcCGGCCTCACCTTAAATCCGGCCATTTCTGTTAGCCTCCATGTTCCTGCCCCAAATGTGAATACAAGCAAGATGCCACTCTTatgtatactttcctcttgagggatacagGTATGTCGCTGTTCATGAGCTGAGGACAAATgcattccaccccattcttattgtcCGAGCTATTTCACTCACGTGGCCCGGGACTTGCGGTCACTATGTTCGCCCTATGTAGATGTTATCGCCTATCACCTCCATGTTTCGCTACCTACGGTAAACTCTTGTTTCACTCTCAGACTGTTTGGCATGTTTCCTCTATATTAATTATTAGACCCACCGTTCCGCTTTTCCTGTTTAGGACTTCAAAGATGCTCTTCAGTTCTTTCACTGAGTTACTTAGCACGGCAATCTGATCTCCGATTtttctccattaacttttatgCCCAACTCTTCCCAACCCAGTTTTCTGATAGCTAAGCACGAGGTGATTGGTAGTATATATATCGCGTTTTCCTGACTGACACCTTTTCTGAATGGAATTTTAGCACTTTTCTTGCTCAGATCGCTAATCAAATACATGCAATACATAGCCTGATTTGAACCCTATGATACAGAGTGTAAAATAGGAATAATTTTCATTTCGTTTCGCAGTATATTTTAATGTCTTGTCAAGCATACTTATCGAAGCATGGTCAATCTGTCGGCCGCCAGAGATGCAGGAGGCCTGCTGAAAAATAAATTCATGCAAAAGTTAACCCAAACGCTAAAACAGCCAAAATTTTTCAGTTTTATTGCTCTTTGATTTTAAGAAATCACCAAAATTAGATGGAACAAACGTGCTGCAATCGCCTCTTTCTCAATAAATCTCCCAGTTTTTTACACTAGAACTTGATACCGTTTTTGACGCTTTATGCGTTATGCATTAGAAGATTAAAGTCATTCCAAAATGCTCTTATTACTTTATACATGACCGTTATTTAACTTTATCAATTTTTCATGAAGTATTGTGCAACTTAATTGACCCCGAAGGGTACTGAATGCCTGTTTACAAACTTAACGCAATCGCGCAATAAATACTTGAATATGAGCACTTTAACTGCGAGCATCACTACAAGCGTTATGGTGGTTCGCTTGTATTGATGCTCTtgataaataaatacatttttgttttaaaaaccaATAATCATGGCTTATTGCCCAACCGCGAAAATTGAATACAGTAATAATGGGATAACGAACGCAGCATTGTGCCTTTGTGAGCCGCTTTCTCTCCGGGCCGTTATTAAGCCAACCGGAAGTGTCGTTTCGCTGTACCGCAGGCGTTGGCTCGTGGGCCTCGAGGCAAGGTATTGAAATCTAACGCTGTTGGCGGGACTGAGGAACTAAGTACGCATCTGTTCCTGACATTTAACCTGCGTCATCGCATGCGTCGTCTCTTTTATGTGTCAGTCTTGTTGCTGAACCGGCGGCAAGTcccagcgcgaaacacaggacgctTCGCGTGCAGCATTAATATAAGAGATCTTAGGAGGAAAAGATGAAACATTGTTCTGCAATGTCAGTTTCGTAGAGACGCCTTCAAGCTATAATATTTCCGGTTCATGCGTTGTATTTTCAAGCACAGCATGCTCCAAAGCAATACGAGAAAAGAAAGCTTTACGTTCATATTACCAATGTGTGCTCTACACGATGCTCGATTCACCCTTGTCCACGGCTCTGTTCGTTTGAACAAATTAGGGTAGTTGgactaaatgaaataaaaattaagccTACATTCGTTTTCCACTTCACGTGCTCTTCAAGAGCGCTAAAGGGGTTGTGCAGTGCGCTAATGGCGCGCTTGCTACACGTTGATGTCGCGCCCAGGTTTTCTATGTTCACATCTAAATGAATTTGTCCGGTCGGACTGGACTCTTGGTACGGATTATCCCTTTGCTCTAAGCCCCGAATATTGCGGCAGCAGGAGAACGAAATGAGTGAGCCCAATTTTCGACGCCGTGCTTCCAACGCGGAAATTAATAGCGCTAACTTTTCGTCCTCTACTTTTAAAGCTCACCGAAAGTAAGTGCACAAAGCAGCAGATATTTATTGGGAGATTATTATCGCGCCATCCTGCTGTCGATTTCTTAGGAGGAAGACGAGACAGGGATGCACATAAAGCTTACGGGGCAGCCGTCTGCGGCGGGGGTGTCTTTTTTCGTGCTGCACCCGGCAGTGTGTCCCACGATGGTGCCACCGAAGCGAGTCGTTTTAGGCGGCCAATGCCATCCACGTACGACACCTGGAAGTTCGACGCGGGGGCACGGCAGGCGGTTCGCAACAGAGGTCCACGCTGAAATTCCAATACTGTTCGGAAAGTTAACAATTTTCCTTGTGTTGTCTTTGTTCGGAGGCGCTATCCGCCGCCCGAAGAAATCGCGCCCATGTCGACATGACTCAGCAACCCTATTCGCCAACGCTGCTGCGTGCTATTCGAGGAGGTATATAAGTAGCCGGTCCCTTGACggcgagtagtagtagtagcaccTAGCGCCTACTCAGCGAACAAGCAAGCATCTGACACCATGAAGGCTTACGTaagttaaaaatatttttttctctttgtgcaTGTTTCCATGCCCAGTGGCTGGCGTCAGTGAAGTCGCGGTAAAAATTCTTCCTTTGTGAGCCGGAACCAACCATGATTCCATCCGTGCGAGACTGATGGAACCATGGTGCCAACGTGCTCTGCCAGTATTACCTCTTTTGTGGTTTATGGTAGACAAAAAGGGGCTAATTGAAACCGTGTGTGGATATTGCCTAGGGAGCATCCCCTGCAAGCACTGGCATTATAGGACCGGGTTAGCGTTCCTTAGCGTGCGCTACAAATATATAGTATGCAGAAGAATTAAAATCACAGTTTTCGAGGAAAGTTGCCGATCTTCTGCTCTGGCCATTTCGAGGGCAGCCCACTCGGATAAACGTTTCTCTAGAATCCCTCTTTAGAACAATTGACGCGAGTTACTCAGGAATAAACCCACTTGggcgagaagaaaaatgtgttcacGAATTTTCTTTGCACTGAACCTAAGCAAGTATTTCTTTGCTACCGGGTCTTTCTCTGGGCTTTCTTGGAATTAGAAAGCGCCCCCTTAAACCGGGGTGCTTTGTAACCCTTACTCCAAAGCGTTTGCCGCTACTGCAGTAATGCACTTGTAGGCATATCAGACGTGTACCCTACGTCAGGTCCGGATGCAGTTCCTACAGTTAACCTGGTCCTTCCTAAGTCCACTTGAGAACAGGCAGCAGTAGCAGTGGACTGGTACAATGGTGTCCACAATTCCAAGTTGTGTACTTTAAATGGAGGCTCACATACTATTTTGAAAACTTCCGTTACCTTACAGTAAAGACGTAATGTGAACACAGGTTACAGACTGACGTTCTAGGaacctctttttttcttgttttttgcgctAACGGAAGACTTGCTATCGAAAGTGTCCTCTCTTGCAACAGTTGCATTAGAAATGCCGCGAAGAAATTGGGATGAAGATTTTTTACCCGTGGACATCCATACTCGTTCTTTAGTATTCCTATGCCAAAAAGATGGGGTAGACTAAACGTGATAGCAATTACACGCCGACAAAACTCGTAAAGTGAAATGTAATGCAGCCACAGCCATTGGATGTCAAAATTATGCTGAATGATGCGGTTCTTACCATGGTCAGCACTTTTTGTGGGTTTTTAGGGCACAGGCATTTTTCAGCTTGCCCGTAGACAGTGACGCGCGCCACAATTCCGTGAGGGCTAGCGTCAGCCGTTCCCTCATGGAATGACCGCGCCTCTAGTCTTCGTTCAAGTAGCGCGAAATTTAACCCTTTTTTTTATCAGAATTCATCAGAACATGTTATGAAAAGAGCAAAATTGCTTACCAGCTACTACAAAGCTGCGTAAAATTACACGATGCATTTAACCAGTGTCTAGCTTCGTCTAGACAATAACATGTACTTTCAGCGCCAAAGTTTTACTACGGACCATGCGACTTCGTACAAATTTGTGCGATTTTCTCTTAAAGCATGGAATAGTCTGTGTGGTTTGGGCTTCTATGACTCAAGGTCTTTTGTCTTTTCAATTTTCACGTGCTCTTCTTTTGGGCCCAGGCGGTGGTTCTCGTGCTCAGCTCACTCGTGGCCGCGGCCACGGCCGGCGCGTTGGTCGCGGGCGGTGGTGGTGGATACGGCGGCGGCTACGGCGGCGTGGGCACCGGACTCGGAGGCAGCGTGGTGCTCCTCAGCGGAGGCTACGGAGCGGGAAAAACGGTGGTCGGGCCCTCGTTCCTGGTCAAGACGGTTCACCACGTGAACAAAGTGAGCGGCGGCGGGGCTGTGGTGGCTCACTCGGGCCTGAGCGGCGTCGGTGGCGGTGTCGGCGGCGGATACGGTGACGGCGGCCTGGCTTACGTGCCCGTCCTTGGGCTCGGAGGCTACGGAGGCTACGGAGGCGGCTACGGAGGCGGCCACGGAGGAGGCTACGGTGTATGGTAGAGCAGAGCGCAACGCCACCCAGTGAGTTGCACATTAAGCTAAGAACCGACACATGTCCACACAAGCGCATCGAAACCGATTATCGTCATATCAATAATAAGTATTCCAATCAGGTTCTGTCAGCGAGTTGCCATGCAGACGGCAAATGTGGAAACGGGCGGATAACTTCAGGCTGCATGCGCTGACTAAAATACTTCAATAGTTAATGCCTGGACAGAAAACCAATAATCGAGCAAAGCCTTCTCAAACGTTCATGCATGTGTCATATGCTGTGTTTCAACACTGTGAAATTCACTGCGGCTTCCGTCGCATCAGAGTGGCTTTCTTCGCGTCATTGGAAATCATATGCCACCACTGAGCTTCCTTTAAAGTGAATAGATGAAAGTTCATTGGCAAACGAGTTCCACAAAAAGTGGCGGTAAAGGCTCAATATCATGATGATGCATTTCAGAAGGTTTTTTTTGCTCCGCACGGAACGCATATTTCCGTGCCTCGCAGTGCTCCACAGCAAAGACGATAAAAAAGGAAAttattgaagtgaaaaaaaaaaaggcagcttcCGTAGAAAGGGTTGCACCGCTTCCAACAAAAGATGTGAAAGTAGCATACTAAACCTTTCTTTCCACAAAATTTATGCAAAATCCAGCCCACATTCCTCTGCtgtacgttaaaccccacatagcATGCCGTGCTTGTTGCATAAGGTGCAGGAAGCGATACAGACTGTTATTACGAGGCTTTCCTCACTCTGTGACAATTTCGAAAGGAAAAAGAAGGAGCACTTgtagctgggcttgttggtgcagaTTTTGGAAAGACCGAACcgcatagaaaaaagaaaaagaaaagagctaGCACGGGCGTAGTGAGGAAACGGCACGAGCGCTGTTCTTTTCCTTCACTACGTCcatgttcctttcttttctttatatatatatatatatatatatatatatatatatatatatatatatataatatatatatatatatatatttaagagaagtgggcacttctacaaagacacttttatttatcaacgtttcgaccgcggtcgaaacgttgataaataaaagtgtctttgtagaagtgcccacttctcttaaatctttattctgcggagccaacgcaacctacgttcgtaacatatatatatatatatatatatatatatatatatatatatatatatatatatatatatatatatatatatatatatatatatatatatatatatatatatatatatatatatatatatatacccgctTAATAATGATGCTTCAGGCTGGATAAACCttacatgcgttttttttttttttcaggcactaAGATATGTTCTTCATTTCATGAGCAAGCACACTTGAATCATCAGGTCGTCACTCAAGAAGATTAAATTGCTCTTTGCACTGCCCTTCCAAAGTCCTCAGTTCGTCCAAGAGCGCACAACATGCATTGCCGAAGAACAAATTTAAATTCAGTGTTCTACCGTATTATCACACTGGGAAACTTTTTAAATGCGTGGAATGTGCAGAGGAGTAAATAAAGCATATTCACAAAACTCGTTCTTTCCCGAACCGCATTTGTTTTCTCTGCAAATCTACAAAGGAAATTGACAAAAATTACTTCGGAAGGATATCAATGAAGCAGATGTCACGGCCTTGGAAACAAATGGGAAAAGGAATTGCTCAAGTAGGTAAGCGTCAGTCAAATTCCGCCTCAAAGCATTTCAAGAAGATTTGCGTCTTGCGTCCACTTAGACAAAGCATCGCTAGATAGTTATCTGTGATCGATACAATATCTACTCCTGGACTGCTCAGCAGCAAAGAAATCTAACTATATGGTTATGCATACTTCGATGGTGGTTACTGTAGAGGTTAACCTTGACAAAGGCCAAAGTGAAGGAAGAGCTCAGAGTAAATTTCACCTATGCCTCCATCTCTTGCACGAAAGCAGCCAaacatatatttaaaaaaaacatgtgaTTCAGCCCTGTGGCATTGCGAAAGGAAAATACAAGCTTCGTCGTGCGCAACGCGCTGAGGCTCAGTGCACACCTACCAAAAGCGTCCCGCGGTGCAAGGCTTGAGACAGGTTCACCCCAAGGTCGACCGAATGATCTAAACTGCATATTTTGGCCGCAATACAGGTTCTTCCTGGACTTCCTTCGGGAATCCGGCGTGTATCTATATATGTAAATAATAATTTATGCCACAAGGCacgctgtcgcaataaaaaaaagtgttaaTGAACGGCTCGCTGGTCATGAAcgaaaaccaacttgcccaatttgTTGATGTGTGAAGTCCGCGCTTAGTCTGCACGTGTCCTGTCCCTCTTTCGTGCCTTCTTTTGTAAACACAGCACACAGAGGAATATGACAAGAAGCGTCCGCCGGCGCCACTCACTTTCTGTAACTCCTCAAACTCACAGGTTTGGTTAAGCGAACACCGCAGTGATATCAAATGGCTTATCACTTTTGTTTTGACGAATCGCTTGGTATATTGAGGGTCACTTCTTGACGGCTCAGCTGACAGCGCTTCAATGCCGAGGCTATCAGTCGCCTATATCAGAAGGCCTATATGCGAAGGTGCTCACTGAAAACGCATGGGAAATCCcgtgctgtgcagctgctgctctGAGCGCAGAGAACTAAGGAAAAGCCCTCTGGAGAAGAAGCCATGCTCAACTTTTGAAGCTCAGATTTCGAATCTGCAAGGATTACTACAGATGAAGCCTGGAAAGACGCAAAAGGTGTAAGGTGTAAAGGTGTAAGGTGTCTAAATGGCAACGCTTTCAGCCATCATATAGGACACGACTCGGGTACGGCGGGTAGATCAGGCGGCATTAAAAGATGTTATGGGAGACGCCACTGCGCTAGCTCTGCAAATCTTCTCCACAGAACCATCAGTTAGAAAGTGGTAGagctttaacgtagttaaaccgagcagacgtgcgaaagcatgtcttcaccgcagcggcggcctgataggctgagcatccgcctcgcatgcgggaggtgcggggttcgatccccagtgccgccgggtacccttcggtgatacaatgggtacaagctttcccctggtctcgttCTCGGCTTatacagggtgaaatgcttgggaaatgggtctttgaccccaccttgcgtggccgaaaataccttgtgccatggcgctctttggccattgaTGTCATTGCGcaataaaaatccataatcatcatcatcaaatcaTGTGTTCAGCCTGTTTGGCTCATTGTTTGGCTTTTCTGGGTCGTTGGCCCGTCTGGAGACAAATATTAGACTCTGGTTAATATTCTGGtccaggttaagctgatctgatctgttggCGTGGcagatggaatttgatgaagacgacgatgtgcaatgcacagcgccacAGTGCGttccagtttaacacgaggcgtgatcggctgcggccttagcctagcgctctcgtgcagtagcgagcggagctgatctgttcgcgcctctccggtttcgaaacccagtcgcggcaatatttactttatttctgcACCCTGAAGGTCAGGGACGcaacaagattcttggttggatTCGAACCCGTGAAGTGCGTTCGCCCTAAAGCTTTCAGATGTTCAAATTCTCTCAAAATTCTCGACCACCAACGaacgtgtttccgccaaagaagtatTCCGCTTAGCACGAACGCGTCTTCATCCTCTGGACTGCGTGAGTTACGGACCAAAGTGGGCGGAAGCCACTCTACTGCACCGCATTCGCGCGGGTTCTGCTTGCATCCCGGCGGGGAGGCATAAGACAAGTCTGACATCGTCTCCCGCTTCGTTCTTCATATGGTGCCTGTGGTGATTTATattattatattatgtactgcacAGATCAGGACGCGGGGAGGTGGCGCCGGCTCGCTTCTCTCATCTTGGCAGGTGTGGTGCACTGTTCTCGGCAAGGCGTTGTTTACCCGCGTGGAAACCGGGCAATTAGGAGGGAGGCTTTCCGCCTTCTACTAATATTCTTTCAGGACACTGAACTGGACTTCGAACAGCGGCCGTTTACGACTCTTGTGGCTGATTGTGTGTCTGGTTACACAGATCTGGCTTGGTCCGAGAACTGTGGCGCAAACGCTCGCCTCTTATAATATTGAACAGTCGCCGGCTACCGCCGGCAGAATAACGAAAGGCTAATCCCACCCGTAGTAAACAGCAACCTCGACCTCCTCAGGCACATTGCACCGTTGTGCACATTGACTAGCCAGATGTCTAACACCGTTCACGCAGCATAATTTCTCGTCCGTTAAGACCTGCTTTGCTCTCTCGCGCCTGTCAATACCTGACGGCATGCGAGTCATCGAGAAATGGTTAGTTGTACGAACAGACCCGCACTTGCGTTCCGCATGGCGCCAGAGTGAACGCTGAGAACACCGCGTAACAATAAAAACAAGAGCCAGAGCATCTATTGTTGACAAAAAAACATCGGAACTGCATCAGAACTGGTCTCTCAGAGAGGCGCAGAGCTCACGTGTGGGTCACATCCACGTGTGCAGAGCGCCACTTTCTTTCATCCGTCAGAACTGTGGCGGATGCACCTGTTTAGACGACGAAAGCCGCCCGTGAAACAAATTCGAGAGCTATGCAAAATCCATGCGAGCGAATTTTTTTTACGCAGGAAGCTGTGACGGCGAAGTGTTGGAAATGTGCGCGGGGGATCAGTCACCATTTGGCACGCGACTTTACTGATTCAACAATGCGGTAACGTGTGCTTCGGCCGATTTCAATCACTATGGATTTTAGACGAGACAGGAAGGCTTTGTGGCACGATCAGTATACTCGAGTCTAAAAAGAGAAATCATTAAAGTGAAACATTCAGTGAAACACAAAGCTTTACTAAAAAAACGTTTGCGAAACATTCGCCCATCGGAAGGACTAACGAGTCAATCATGCGGAGACTCATGAAGCCATTCGACACCACAACGAAAAGGCAAATAATTTTCTCAACAAATTTTAAGAGTCCTTATGGCATGTATACAATGAGGCAACTTTTTACAGCTGAGGTAATCACTGTATAGGTACGACTTATGTTGGCAAGACGCAGGTTGTGTGCCGGCTTACCtacaaaatgaaataaaataagaaCTTTCGACCTGCAATGCGCTTTAAGCCGCACCTGATATAGGTTCGAGCCTGGAACGCGGTGACGCTCATTCGCCGGCACAATCAACGCGTTAGTGGTTTCCCCTTTTCCGCACGTTTTACTATTCCTGCCGCAGAAAACAGAGCATCGCGCAAAATGGTCCGAGAAGCACCGCTGCTGCGTccttgggagagagagagattcgGGCACCAAAACCAGGGCCGCTCGCCCTCTTACTAGCTGCAGCCGCGGCGGCCCATCCTACCGCAACGGGTTCACGTAGGAGGAAGAGTGTTGGAGGCGACCGTCTCGGTAGACGCAAGTTCACTCGGCTGACTGCAGCTGGCGCTCGCTACTGGCGCGGAACGTGCGCGCTACTTGCGCGGCTGCGCTCGTTAGCGCCGCGTCGTCCGCTGGGAGCAGCAATCGGGATTACCGCTAACACGCTGCGTTCGGGCCAGTTATCGCCTGCGATTAAATGCCAGCGCCTACTTTATCCTCTGTGTT comes from the Amblyomma americanum isolate KBUSLIRL-KWMA chromosome 1, ASM5285725v1, whole genome shotgun sequence genome and includes:
- the LOC144115197 gene encoding uncharacterized protein LOC144115197 produces the protein MKAYAVVLVLSSLVAAATAGALVAGGGGGYGGGYGGVGTGLGGSVVLLSGGYGAGKTVVGPSFLVKTVHHVNKVSGGGAVVAHSGLSGVGGGVGGGYGDGGLAYVPVLGLGGYGGYGGGYGGGHGGGYGVW